The Anabas testudineus chromosome 11, fAnaTes1.2, whole genome shotgun sequence genome has a segment encoding these proteins:
- the snx13 gene encoding sorting nexin-13: protein MLAEASLSIWGWGGLGVVLFLVTFGPFAIFYLAFYIFCFIGGGFAVTLLYGKINSEKHLEKCEHSYLPPTQIGILKTLEEMKLEMKPIKIDRRLTGSSFIDEPLQQVIQFALRDYIQYWYYTLSEDESFLLEIRQTLQNALVQFSTRSKEVDWQPYFTTRLVDDFATHLRVFRKAQDRLGDREDKQRDITDELIDSFFEAEVEMERKICRDVVCTSHKDEEGFLRDLCELLLYLLLPPGDFHNKNMRYFLREVLARGVLLPLINQLSDPDYINQFVIWMIRDSSCNYEAFMNILKLTDKPAELEAVKDKVLEELQYLRSLDTAGDDINVIKNQINSLLFVKKVCETRIQRLQSGKEVDALKLAANFGKLCVIPLDHILVHNIALQFFMDFMQAAGAQAELFFWLTVEGYRVTAQQQLKVMQGWQKDGKNQPTTTKGLLKAAALGVYEQYLSDKASPRVQVDEASVTKLGEKLQKDDPTPEIFDEIQRKVYDMMLRDERYYPSFKQSPLYVRMLAELDMLKEPSYRGSDDGDGESFNGSPTGSINLSLDDLSNSCHDESMHLHAFISDTGVCNDHGKTYALYAITVVRRNQDGSEDCWKTYRRYSDFHDFHMRITEQFENLASILKLPGKKTFNNMDRDFLEKRKKDLNAYLQLLLNPEMVKACPTLIPYVYDFLENKAYSKGKGEFARKIDTFVNPLRSSMRNVSNAVKSFPDSLAEGMTKVSDNMGRMSERLGQDIKQSILKVPPLLPKSDIDPEHCRVSAQLDDNVDDNIPLRVMLLLMDEVFDLKEKNQWLRRNIKNLLQQLIRATYGDTINRKIVDHVDYLTSPEQVADYVKKFRDSYWPNGILAETPLRRDKSIRMRTRVAAKTSLLGIMPDELKHIIGADTTRKGILRVFEMFQYQPMNRRLVYVFLEGFLETMFPQYKFPELFVKLHSRSPRIHRYNQKLKCASLKR from the exons ATGCTTGCAGAG gccaGTCTGTCCATCTGGGGATGGGGGGGTCTTGGAGTTGTGCTGTTCCTTGTCACCTTTGGACCCTTTGCCATATTCTACCTGGCCTTTTATATCTTCTGCTTCATTGGAGG GGGCTTTGCGGTCACTCTGCTCTACGGAAAGATCAATTCTGAGAAACACCTGGAAAAGTGTGAGCACTCTTATCTGCCACCCACGCAAATTGGTATACTGAAG ACACTAGAGGAGATGAAGCTGGAGATGAAGCCCATAAAGATTGACAGGAGACTCACTGGTTCCAGTTTTATAGATGAACCACTACAACAG gTGATCCAGTTTGCTCTGAGAGACTACATCCAGTACTGGTACTACACTCTGAGTGAGGATGAGTCGTTCTTATTGGAGATCAGACAGACACTGCAGAATGCCCTGGTCCAGTTCTCCACAAG GTCCAAAGAGGTGGACTGGCAGCCTTACTTCACCACTCGCCTGGTGGATGACTTTGCCACCCATTTACGTGTCTTTAGAAAAGCCCAGGATCGTCTTGGTGACAGAGAGGACAAGCAAA GGGACATAACGGACGAGCTGATTGACTCATTCTTTGAGGCTGAGGTGGAGATGGAAAGGAAGATTTGTCGAGATGTAGTGTGCACATCACACAAAGATGAAGAAG GTTTTCTTCGGGACCTTTGTGAGCTACTTCTGTATCTGTTACTACCTCCTGGAGATttccacaacaaaaacatgcgATACTTCCTGAGG gAGGTGCTGGCGCGTGGTGTGCTGCTTCCTTTAATCAACCAGCTGAGTGACCCAGACTATATCAACCAGTTTGTTATTTGGATG aTCCGGGACTCTAGCTGTAACTATGAAGCCTTCATGAACATCCTGAAGTTGACTGACAAGCCTGCTGAGTTGGAGGCCGTCAAGGACAAGGTGCTGGAGGAGCTGCAATACCTCCGCTCTCTGGACACTGCTGGAGATG ACATCAATGTGATCAAAAACCAGATCAACAGTCTTCTGTTTGTGAAGAAGGTGTGTGAGACCAGGATCCAGAGACTACAGTCTGGAAAG GAGGTGGATGCCTTGAAGCTGGCAGCAAACTTTGGCAAGCTGTGTGTTATTCCACTGGATCACATCCTTGTCCATAACATAGCCCTGCAGTTCTTCATGG ACTTCATGCAGGCAGCAGGGGCTCAGGCGGAGCTGTTTTTCTGGCTCACGGTGGAGGGCTACAGGGTGAcggcacagcagcagctcaaggTCATGCAGGGCTGGCAGAAAGACGGCAAGAACCAGCCCACCACCACCAAGGGGCTGCTGAAGGCCGCTGCACTGGGTGTTTATGAACAGTACCTCTCCGACAAG GCATCTCCAAGAGTCCAGGTGGATGAGGCATCAGTAACAAAGCTGGGGGAGAAGCTGCAGAAGGATGATCCCACGCCAGAGATATTTGATGAAATCCAGAGAAAG GTGTACGACATGATGCTGCGTGATGAGCGCTACTACCCCTCTTTCAAGCAGAGTCCTCTCTACGTGCGCATGTTAGCAGAGCTGGACATGTTAAAGGAGCCGAGCTACCGAGGCTCTGATGACGGCGATGGGGAGTCTTTTAATGGATCTCCCACAGGAAGCATAAACCTA TCTTTGGACGACTTGTCCAACTCCTGCCATGATGAATCTATGCACCTACATGCCTTCATTTCTGACACAG GGGTTTGCAACGACCACGGTAAGACGTATGCGCTGTACGCCATCACTGTGGTCAGACGCAACCAGGATGGCAGCGAAGACTGCTGGAAGACCTACCGACGCTATTCGGACTTTCATGACTTCCACATGAGAATCACCGAAcag TTTGAGAACCTGGCGTCAATCCTCAAGCTGCCTGGAAAAAAGACTTTCAACAACATGGACAGAGACTtcctggagaaaagaaaaaaagacctCAACGCTTACCTACAG TTGCTACTGAACCCAGAGATGGTGAAAGCCTGCCCAACTCTCATTCCTTACGTCTATGATTTCCTAGAAAACAAGGCCTACAGCAAGGGCAAAGGAGAGTTTGCACGAAAG ATAGACACATTTGTAAATCCCCTGAGGAGCTCCATGAGGAACGTGTCCAATGCAGTGAAATCCTTTCCAGACAGTCTGGCTGAGGGAATGACCAAGGTCTCTGACAACATGGGCCGTATGTCAGAAAGACTGGGTCAAGACATCAAACAGTCCATACTTAAG GTGCCTCCACTCCTCCCCAAGTCTGACATAGACCCTGAACACTGTCGAGTCTCTGCCCAGCTTGATGACAAC GTGGATGACAACATCCCACTGAGGgtaatgctgctgctgatggacgAGGTGTTTGACCTCAAGGAGAAAAACCAGTGGCTGCGCAGGAACATTAAgaacctgctgcagcagctgatcagGGCAACGTACGGAGACACTATCAACAG AAAAATTGTGGATCATGTGGACTACTTGACCTCGCCAGAGCAGGTGGCAGATTATGTCAAGAAGTTCAG GGATTCTTACTGGCCCAATGGTATACTGGCTGAGACGCCGCTCCGTCGGGACAAGAGCATCCGCATGAGGACACGTGTAGCTGCCAAGACCAGCCTGCTGGGCATCATGCCAG ATGAGCTGAAGCACATAATTGGAGCAGACACCACGAGAAAGGGCATCCTGCGGGTCTTCGAAATGTTTCAGTACCAACCCATGAACCGTCGACTAGTCTACGTTTTCCTGGAGGGCTTCCTGGAGACAATGTTCCCCCAGTACAAATTCCCCGAGCTCTTTGTCAAGCTGCACTCGCGCTCGCCACGTATCCACAGATACAACCAGAAACTCAAATGTGCCTCTCTTAAGAGGTGA
- the dmac1 gene encoding distal membrane-arm assembly complex protein 1 produces MSAPTGETDSLQSKSRQLLERCWSCRLISGAGLMLSGAYVYNAARKIMRTGVLMTPGLVAQITFAGCLTAWGVVIIANPVKNSQDAFKSV; encoded by the exons ATGTCGGCGCCCACAGGAGAAACAGACTCCCTCCAGTCGAAATCCAGACAGTTGTTAGAACGCTGCTGGAGCTGCCGGCTCATCTCCGGAGCGGGGTTGATGCTATCCGGGGCTTATGTGTACAATGCCGCCCGGAAAATAATGCGAACAGGAGTGCTGATGACTCCGGGGTTAGTGGCTCAGATCACATTTGCTGGAT GTCTGACTGCATGGGGAGTGGTTATCATCGCGAATCCCGTGAAGAATTCGCAAGACGCCTTCAAATCCGTTTAG
- the LOC113154086 gene encoding biotinidase-like, translating to MFLLVAALVGLSFWLACGQTQPAVDSYVAAVYEHRLILNPEPRVPLSRSAALQHMHKNLDVYEEQAALAAQQGAQILVFPEDGLQGINFSRSSINGYLETIPDPQQESWNPL from the exons ATGTTTTTGTTGGTCGCCGCTCTTGTTGGTTTGTCTTTCTGGTTGGCCTGTGGTCAAACACAGCCGGCTGTGGACTCGTATGTTGCCGCAGTGTACGAGCACCGCTTGATCTTGAATCCGGAGCCTCGCGTCCCCCTGTCCCGCTCCGCAGCCCTGcagcacatgcacaaaaaccTGGACGTGTACGAGGAGCAGGCAGCCCTGGCTGCACAGCAG GGCGCTCAGATCCTGGTGTTTCCTGAGGATGGCCTTCAGGGTATCAACTTCAGCCGTTCGTCCATCAATGGATACCTGGAAACTATTCCTGACCCCCAGCAGGAGAGCTGGAATCCCCTTTAA
- the LOC113153655 gene encoding biotinidase-like: MFLLVAALVGLSFWLACGQTQPAVDSYVAAVYEHRLILNPEPRVPLSRSAALQHMHKNLDVYEEQAALAAQQGAQILVFPEDGLQGINFSRSSINGYLETIPDPQQESWNPCTDPDKHNNTEVLQRLSCIARRHNLYLVANMPDLQPCTLMNEHFSSCPPDGRWQFNTNVVFSSDGQLVARYHKQNPYFEDAFDTPPQPEIVTFDTPFAGRFGLIICFDILFHTPTVVLVEKGVRQLIFPTAWYPNQLPLLDAIQFQQAFSLGFNVTLLAANIRNDKLITTGSGIYTPFSATYHHAKKGDPEKGRLLVARVPVLDPLWVGQKIATEESVAKDESTSSTTTDSGFCHQQSLFKSSCTETVSSVSDSPSSFILSMMYDPFTFVLLNDTRGILNVCDGTFCCHLQYRQLPQGSDKELYALGAFAGTHTKNGRYALQVCALVRCAGLDISSCGHEVEEAETKLDFLLEGKFGTRYVYPSVLASQLVLEQPEHLEKSQDGRVTMRHSNMTGGLVTACLYGRMYHLDNEQMREEQMCVTGAR; this comes from the exons ATGTTTTTGTTGGTCGCCGCTCTTGTTGGTTTGTCTTTCTGGTTGGCCTGTGGCCAAACACAGCCGGCTGTGGACTCGTATGTTGCCGCAGTGTACGAGCACCGCTTGATCTTGAATCCGGAGCCTCGCGTCCCCCTGTCCCGCTCCGCAGCCCTGcagcacatgcacaaaaaccTGGACGTGTACGAGGAGCAGGCAGCCCTGGCTGCACAGCAG GGCGCTCAGATCCTGGTGTTTCCTGAGGATGGCCTTCAGGGTATCAACTTCAGCCGTTCGTCCATCAATGGATACCTGGAAACTATTCCTGACCCCCAGCAGGAGAGCTGGAATCCTTGCACAGATCCAGACAAGCACAACAACACTGAG GTTCTCCAGAGGTTGAGCTGTATAGCACGTCGTCACAACCTCTACCTGGTGGCCAACATGCCTGACCTACAGCCTTGCACCCTGATGAATGAACACTTCTCTTCCTGTCCCCCTGACGGACGCTGGCAGTTCAACACCAATGTGGTTTTCAG TTCCGATGGCCAGCTGGTGGCACGCTACCATAAACAGAACCCGTACTTTGAGGATGCCTTTGACACACCACCGCAGCCCGAGATAGTAACATTTGATACACCTTTTGCTGGGAGGTTTGGCCTTATCATCTGCTTTGACATCCTGTTCCACACGCCCACAGTCGTCCTGGTAGAAAAG GGGGTTCGTCAGCTGATCTTCCCCACCGCCTGGTACCCCAACCAACTCCCTCTGCTGGATGCAATCCAGTTCCAGCAGGCATTCAGCCTGGGTTTCAATGTCACTCTATTAGCAGCTAACATTCGCAATGACAAACTGATCACAACAGGAAGTGGCATTTACACCCCTTTTTCTGCCACCTACCATCATGCCAAGAAAGGAGACCCAGAGAAGGGCAGACTGCTGGTGGCCAGGGTGCCAGTCTTAGACCCACTGTGGGTGGGGCAGAAAATAGCCACAGAGGAAAGTGTAGCAAAGGATGAGTCCACATCATCTACAACTACAGACTCTGGGTTTTGTCACCAGCAGAGCCTATTTAAGTCTTCTTGTACTGAAACCGTTTCTTCAGTGTCTGACTCTCCCTCTAGCTTCATTCTGTCCATGATGTACGACCCATTTACATTTGTCCTTCTGAATGACACAAGGGGTattctgaatgtgtgtgatggCACTTTCTGCTGTCATCTGCAGTACCGACAGCTACCACAGGGCAGCGATAAAGAACTCTATGCACTGGGAGCATTTGCTGGAACTCACACCAAGAATGGACGCTATGCCCTGCAG GTGTGTGCATTGGTCCGCTGTGCAGGGTTGGACATCAGTTCCTGTGGACATGAAGTGGAAGAGGCAGAGACTAAATTGGACTTCCTGTTGGAAGGAAAGTTTGGGACCAGGTATGTGTATCCATCAGTTCTGGCTAGCCAACTGGTTCTGGAGCAGCCAGAGCATCTGGAGAAGAGTCAAGACGGCAGAGTAACGATGAGACACTCAAACATGACCGGTGGCCTCGTCACTGCTTGTCTATATGGACGAATGTACCACCTGGACAATGAACAGATGCGTGAGGAGCAGATGTGCGTGACTGGAGCGAGATAG